The Populus alba chromosome 4, ASM523922v2, whole genome shotgun sequence genome contains a region encoding:
- the LOC118038839 gene encoding uncharacterized protein — protein MKSGDDLEGMLSDYVGGKAKSKLHRNPSARLITALTCLQFAFAIYATFLLYYMSPTVDLRAKPDFTWATRIAQQWKQFIIPPHVLGRYQEAASLVREEIQPINPSQVCEHEKIDFQQRKSNDSQTIKLKRELYDEVLDFQSMSIGTETLSELMAMSSKWDLRGPSKAKVTVILNHFKRKTLCAQLDSLLHQTLPFHHVWVLSFGSPNELSLKRIVDSYNDSRISFVSSSYDFKYYGRFQMALQTEADLVYIVDDDMIPGRKMLQILSHVAGTEKYKNSVLGSIGRILPLRQKDFTFPSYRKFRSKEAGLYLPDPAYDITVNKIVQVDFLSSSWFLSAELVKTLFVEAPMTFKTGEDLHLSYQLQKYRNAGSFVLPVDPNDKETWGDSEHRLAYVSETTVIFKDIVQVRDDQWWKALSAGYVTQWAAMHPQKIDALFYAHSVDEVKALAPLLEKFRSTAGKKAYIAISGGSFCPCEDAATALNWPKVVCKERRFRIFDLAVGAQSDISDSEVPVMQAVYSSMKGLIKIHNPSVVITVNDIDPNVKKALKMATETNVNGTAMVLLPRPSISKVLWMADLRSTALPNWNKMRISVNIITQNRAPSLTRLLESLSNAYYLGDEIPISFNMDSKVDEETIRLVNSFDWPHGPKTLRRRIIQGGLIRAVSESWFPSDDDDYGLLLEDDIEVSPFYYLWMKYALLAYHYDPQVSLPELSSISLYTPRLVEVVKERPKWNATEFFKGIHPNTPYLHQLPCSWGAMFFPKQWREFYVYMNMRFTEDAKANPVQIPKSRTNGWQASWKKFLIDMMYLRGYVSLYPNFPNQASFSTNHMEPGTHISAKDNVVKHDKTDFEVPLLKEDFTFLLPEGKLPPASKLPSLNLFNQPVSLKGLKAAGAKLGQDVLRCDNATEIVSVDHETGLPTQCSKF, from the exons ATGAAAAGTGGGGATGACTTGGAAGGGATGCTTAGTGATTATGTTGGAGGGAAGGCTAAGTCCAAGTTACATAGGAATCCCTCAGCTAGGCTTATTACAGCTCTTACTTGTCTCCAATTTGCTTTTGCAATTTATGCAACTTTCTTACTATACTACATGAGCCCTACAGTAGATTTAAGAGCCAAACCAGACTTTACCTGGGCTACCAGAATCGCACAGCAATGGAAACAATTTATTATCCCACCCCACGTTCTTGGTCGATACCAAGAAGCTGCTTCTCTCGTCAGAGAAGAAATCCAACCAATCAATCCATCTCAAGTTTGCGAGCATGAAAAGATTGATTTCCAGCAGAGGAAGTCAAATGATTCTCAAACGATTAAGTTGAAGAGAGAGCTGTATGATGAGGTATTGGATTTTCAAAGTATGTCCATTGGCACAGAAACACTGTCAGAGCTAATGGCAATGAGTTCTAAGTGGGATTTGCGAGGTCCCAGTAAGGCAAAGGTCACAGTGATCTTAAACCATTTCAAGAGAAAGACACTTTGCGCCCAGCTTGATTCTCTGCTTCACCAGACACTTCCTTTCCACCATGTTTGGGTACTTTCATTTGGGAGCCCGAATGAGCTCTCACTAAAGCGAATTGTAGACAGCTATAATGATTCAAGAATCAGTTTCGTTAGTTCTAGCTACGATTTCAAGTATTATGGAAGGTTCCAAATGGCTTTACAAACCGAAGCCGATCTTGTATATATCGTTGATGACGACATGATTCCAGGCAGGAAAATGCTACAGATATTATCGCACGTAGCAGGGACAGAAAAATACAAGAACTCAGTTTTGGGCAGCATAGGAAGGATTTTGCCTTTGAGGCAAAAGGACTTCACATTCCCTAGCTACAGAAAGTTCCGGTCCAAAGAGGCAGGGCTCTATTTGCCTGATCCTGCTTATGATATAACAGTTAATAAAATTGTGCAGGTGGATTTTCTTTCCAGTTCATGGTTTTTATCTGCAGAGCTTGTTAAGACACTATTCGTTGAGGCACCTATGACCTTCAAGACAGGAGAAGATCTGCATCTTAG CTACCAGCTTCAGAAGTACAGAAATGCTggttcatttgtgcttccagtTGATCCAAACGATAAGGAAACATGGGGTGATAGCGAGCACAGGCTTGCTTATGTTTCTGAAACCACTGTAATTTTCAAGGACATTGTTCAAGTCCGAGATGATCAATGGTGGAAGGCACTGTCTGCTGGTTATGTGACTCAGTGGGCAGCAATGCACCCTCAAAAAATAGATGCACTCTTTTATGCCCACTCGGTCGATGAAGTTAAAGCACTTGCACCACTTCTTGAAAAGTTCAGGTCAACTGCTGGCAAGAAGGCATACATTGCTATCTCTGGAGGCAGTTTTTGCCCTTGTGAAGATGCTGCAACTGCTCTTAATTGGCCTAAAGTGGTTTGCAAAGAGAGAAGATTCAGGATATTTGATTTGGCGGTTGGGGCGCAGTCAGATATATCAGACTCGGAAGTGCCAGTGATGCAGGCAGTGTACTCGAGCATGAAAGGATTGATCAAAATTCACAATCCTAGTGTGGTGATCACAGTGAATGACATTGATCCTAATGTGAAGAAAGCCTTGAAAATGGCGACAGAGACTAATGTTAATGGCACAGCGATGGTTCTTCTTCCAAGGCCCTCTATATCAAAGGTTCTTTGGATGGCTGATCTAAGATCAACTGCTTTGCCAA ACTGGAATAAAATGCGGATTTCTGTCAACATAATCACCCAAAACCGTGCCCCTTCTTTAACAAGACTTCTTGAATCTCTCAGCAATGCTTATTACTTGGGGGATGAAATCCCCATCAGCTTCAACATGGACAGTAAAGTTGATGAGGAAACAATAAGGTTGGTGAACTCATTCGATTGGCCTCATGGTCCTAAGACCCTCAGAAGAAGAATCATCCAAGGAGGCCTAATCCGAGCAGTCAGTGAAAGTTGGTTCCcttctgatgatgatgattatggcCTCCTGCTCGAGGATGATATTGAAGTCTCTCCATTCTACTATCTGTGGATGAAATATGCTCTTCTGGCCTACCACTATGATCCTCAAGTGTCACTGCCTGAGCTCTCCTCCATCTCGCTTTACACACCTAGATTGGTGGAGGTGGTGAAAGAAAGGCCTAAATGGAATGCAACTGAGTTCTTCAAGGGGATCCATCCAAACACACCTTACCTCCACCAACTACCATGCAGTTGGGGTGCAATGTTCTTCCCTAAACAATGGAGAGAattctatgtttacatgaacaTGAGGTTCACTGAAGACGCAAAGGCAAACCCAGTTCAGATTCCAAAGTCAAGAACAAATGGATGGCAAGCTTCATGGAAGAAGTTCCTCATTGACATGATGTACCTCAGAGGATATGTTAGTCTCTATCCCAACTTTCCAAACCAGGCAAGCTTTTCAACTAATCACATGGAACCAGGGACTCACATTAGTGCAAAGGACAACGTTGTTAAGCATGACAAGACAGATTTTGAGGTGCCTCTATTGAAGGAAGATTTTACTTTCCTTTTGCCTGAAGGAAAGTTGCCTCCAGCATCCAAATTGCCATCACTTAACTTGTTCAACCAGCCTGTTTCGCTTAAGGGTCTAAAAGCAGCTGGAGCTAAGTTGGGTCAAGACGTGCTCAGATGCGACAATGCCACAGAAATTGTGAGTGTGGATCATGAAACAGGTCTGCCTACGCAATGCTCAAAATTCTGA